Within Vicia villosa cultivar HV-30 ecotype Madison, WI linkage group LG1, Vvil1.0, whole genome shotgun sequence, the genomic segment ATCTTCCTTCTAGGAAAGGACATGATCATGGCTTAGTTTCCCTTTGCCAGATTGATGATAAGATCTTTCGTGTTTACATATAAAGTTGGAAAAGCTTCAAGCCATAATATGTATTAGCTACCCTCATCTCTCCCGTTGCTCATACAAAATTTTGTGTTACTCCATCTTCTTCTTCGGGGCCGACCAAGTGTACCAACCGAGTTAGGCAGATTTGGTCCCTATACCACTTTACTGAGGAAATTGTCTCATATTATGTCCCATACGTCTTGCTTACTGATGCAAATAAAACTATGACGGCGGCCTTGTTTTCATTTTATGATGATGATTTCCACTGTTGTGATATTATCGGTACTACATTTGTTGAGGAGAGGAAAAATATATTTGGTATTGGTCCTTTCCCCATTCTATTTGAATCTTTGTTGATTTGTGTCGCACTTACTCTTCTTTTTGATAGGATTAAGAGAGATAAATATAGCTCATTGTCTTAGCCGATCCTATTGAGCCCGTATGAGCGGTTGGAGATCCTTCCCTTGCTAAGGGAGCACACATACCTAATGAACAACCATCTAAACGTCATGCAAGAAGAACCATGATATACTAGCCTTGACCGGGGTTAGAAAGGACTAAGGCAATTATCAAGAGAAGTCCCACTAAAAAGTCAAAGCAAACAGGGATTGCTCGTCCTATTCACTTATCGGAAAATGTTGGGAATCATCCCCTCTCGTTGCCCCTTATGCGGGATGGTCGGAAGGAACCCTGCTAGAGATGAAATAATGTGTGTATGTCAAAGACTATTGCCATGTGTGTAAACTTTCCAAAATAGGTAGATCTACATTGTTCGCGGAGTCAGCTTTTCAGCTGTTGCGAGCGGCTTCCCTCGTGACTTTATTGGTGGCTGGTCATGATGAGTTAATGGTTCCTAACGCTCCTTCTCAAGAGGCGCATTTTCGAAGGCTCGTTATGGACTCGCTGAGTCAAAAGTTATTGGCATCGAAAAGGAATCTTATGGGTTCCGCCATCATCGTGATGTGCACCAAATCTTCTACTTCAAtctatttggtgaagtaatccACACTTATGATCAAGTATTTGAGTTGCCCTGGTTTTGGTGCAAACAAGCCTAGGATATCCAATTTCCACCAGAGGAAAGGCTAGGGTAACATCAAAATGTGCAATTCCGTAGAGGGAGCATTGAAGATACCTATGATACTATAACTGATTGCATTTTCTTATGTATTACTAGGCATATTGAACCATGGTTGGCTAGAAATAGTATGCTTTTATAATCATCTTCACCAATGCCCTAACTTCGGGGTGTTGCCTGAGTATTCACTCATGCTCCTCTAAAAGTGTGTAAGCCGCTTCTTCTTTCCCTAAGCACTTCAACAAATTGGTGGATAGTCCTCTTTTAGATAAAACCCTCCCACCATGGTATATATACTAGCCCTTATATTTACCAAGCTAGCCTCAGATGGATCGGTTGGAAGAATTCATTGCTTAATATACTATTGAATTGAAGACATCAAAGAAGGTAAATAATGTCTATGGATGACATCACCTCCCCTCGGGGCTCAATGCTTGGGATTTTCTTAGTTTACTGGATTAAAGAATGATCAATTGTGGGTTTCCTTGTGCTTGTAAACCTGGAAAGTATGTCTACTTGAGTGTTTTCTTCCCCGAGAACATGAGCTACCTAGAATATTTTGAATCTTGTCAGCTCCTCAATGGCTAAATTTAGGTACCATTATAATAACTAGTCTTTATCTTGGGTCTCCCCTCTTATCAGAGAGAATACCAATTTATAACTTGTTGCCCAATCACTACCTTGTGCGACTTCTACCTAGAACCCTCTATATATGAGATCACCCTCTCACTTCCTACCAATCACCTTAGTGATAAAAACAGACACAAACGAGTGACAAGAAACAAAATAGAAGATTACACTtccaataaacaatacttagttttgcttaaaagcttcaactaagaacaatactcaactcttttcttaaaatctcatgagtgagaacaatcaatctacctcaatgtatcaaaagatacatgactGACATATACAAAAATACAAAGAACTTGAAGTACTCTCAAAACCGTAAACCCTTATTTTACACCCACGGTTTGTTGTAGTGAATGCTTGCTCTATTAGATTTAGAAAGTTCttatttatagactcttgcaGTTTTGGACTATTGAATCAAATCTAATCATCTCGTTTTAAATCAGATACAAGATCTTCACACAAAAACAGGAACAAATTAAATCAAAGTATCCTAAAAATTCTCCCAGATCCTTTTtatgaaaccaaatcaaatctgcATTATTCCTAAAATATCCTTGATTGGTTGCACTTGTATGAGTACTATAATCTTCTAGAATctcatattttttaatcaaatgttCAAGGATTTAAACCGGTTGTACTGCAAGATATTGTGGTGTAACATGTCACAATATTTGTCAAAATATCTGTCCAAAATAGTAACAACAGACTTTGTTGTACCAGTTGgtcaagatgtcatgacatcttgctcaacattggttatgaaccatgttttagcaaaatttatGTTAATCATAAAACCATGGATCTAATAGAAACTCCGACAATGGTGTTTGTGTAGTAATATAGAATCTTCAGAGGGAGGATGGAAAAAGTTAAAGTAAAAGTGTGACCCAAACTAGTTTTACCAGAGCTACATGGTGGATGCCAATGTATTGGTCAAAAAGTACAGCTGAGTGTTGCCCCTGCGAAAGACATGGATACTCAGAGGCCTTAGTAGGAATATTATGATGTATAGTGGTTAGGGATTTTCCGCGGCGGTGAGAAGTCATGTATGATGGTATTTTATGGTGATTTAAAGTACttgctcacgtgaggtgagagatTTTATAGATGAATGATGTGCTTATGTATAAGCATATATAGGGTGTGATTTGTATGGCTTAAGATCTATCATTTTTTCCACAAGGGGGAAGTATTTGAATAGGCCTTTTAGGCCTAGGATTTTCTTGGGAAAAGTTGTCACCTTCCTAGTAAAATGAGGGACCGAGAAATCCCTATTTCCAAGGAGAGGCGAGTAATTTACTAATCTCAACTTCTCTCTGCCCTAGAAACGTCTTATCATAGGTTTCCCATTATTATTATTGGGCGATATGAATTATTTGAGGGGGTGAGGTGTACCTCCCTGAGGGCGACATATTAATGTCGCCTTTTAGCTGCGGCTTATTGTCATCGCCCTGTACAGACCcttacaaatataacactacaaaaCTCGAATGCCAAAGATGGAGAAAAGTTTCCAAAACGCGCAACTCCTCTTATTTATAACTGAAGTTGTTGGACGATCCAGATCAACTAAAGAAAGGAGTTATGAAATCGAAAGCTAGATTCTTCCTAGGGGATAAATGCAAACTTGAGTGCACTCAAATGCACTATAAGTTGCTCCATGCCCTAACTTGTTGCGTCAACAAACGTGTCAAAAAAAGGCGACAAAACGTTTCAATGATGGAAATACATTTATGCGCCTATTTCCCACTACTTTTCAAACTGAATCCAAACATTTCGGTTCTAGCTCACCTCAGACAATGTCTTGGAGATCGACGAAACCACTAAAGGCTTTCCCAACTCACTCAATTCCCAGTAAAATTTTGGGGGCAATTGTTCTGGGCTGGTCAAAGACCAATATAACGAAGACCTAATTCGCTTATAATTCACTTCACTCGGTCGGAGGTATAGAGTATGTATTCATCTCAGTCGGAGGTATAGAGTATGTATTCATATGAAACAAAGTACATGATTTTTATCCCAATTTTCAcaatattcattttaaattttgaacTGTCTTGAATGTTGGAGTGTTAACCATACAGATCCGCCCCATATCACTGTAACAATAATCAAGACCATCGGTTTAAGACAATCATTTGACCAACTACATCCATTTCTAGTTCGGAAAAGAAAAAGATATAATTATAAATtagaaaataatttcaaaaaaccaAAGTATAATTCAATATTTTCTAGAGGGGCCCAAGTGGGCTAGGGCCCTTTCATACATTTCTATGCTATAATATAACTCCACGTTTATTTCATGACATACTACTTTTGTGGAATCAAAGAAATCTCTTTTACAAGTAAAGCCAGCCAGCTGCAAAAATTTGTTAGTTAGGTGTGGTATTTTCTTACATTGACTTTTAAAAAAGTCTTCAAAAAGTTCCATTGTCTGCAAGTAATGTGtattgtattatttttaattgatatttaaacacaaaaatttgaatttaaattttacaACAAATTATAGTTAACACCCTGGAAATATGCAGTTAACGCAAATTATTAACCATTAATGAAACACAATTAACCATAACTTTAGCTAAACTAACAAACTGCTATTTTGTTCAAAAAAAACAACCTGCTATTTTATTTGTGTTCAAATAACAAAAgtgatataaaaaaaaagaagtaaaattcCACAATAATGTACATAAAAAGTAAACACAAACTTGTCATCAAAATCATAACCATAATAATGAACAACCAGCACCTCACTGTAGTATAACTAAAAAGTGACAGTATAGTAACAACTTCAAACTAACCTCGTACGTACTACAACTACTTTGGTGTCTTACTCAACAGAAAATCCTTCAACACATCCATAACAGAACCAAAATCAGCCTTAACACTAACAGGTGGATTCTTCAACCTACCCATTCCAGCAATATTCCCAGAATGATAATCAATCTTACTATCCGCAAATTTCAATCCATGCGCAGTACTAACCACCACAACCCTATCACTAGCTCCTATAACCCCAGATTTCCTAAGCTTATTCAAAGCCGTCAAAGCCACACCAGTATGAGGACATATAAACATCCCGGTCGAATCAGCAAGCGCCATTGCATCCATCAATTCCTCCTCAGTAGCTTCCTCAACAATCCCGTCCGAATTCTTCAACGCATAAACAGCTCTATCAATCGAAACCGGGTCACCAATCTGAATAGCGGAAGCAAATGTTGTTTCAGCTTTAATCGCTTTAAATTCTTTCCACCCATTTATATAATACAAATACAACGGATTCGCATTCGCTGCTTGAGCACAAACAAGCCTCGGAATCTTATCAACAAGCCCCAAATCTTTACACATTTTGAAGCCTTTGTAAAATGCATAAATGTTCCCCAAATTTCCACCAGGCACAATCACCCAATCAGGTACCTGCCAATCAAACTGCTGCAAAATCTCTATAGCAGCAGTTTTCTGTCCTTCAATTCTCAAGCTATTAAGCGAATTCGCCAAATAAATCGGCAATTCGGAAGTTATCTCGCGTATAAGCTTCATGCAACCGTCGAAATCAGTATCAATGCTTAAAACCAATGCACCGTTCGAAACCGGTTGAATCAACTGCGCGGTCGAGATTTTATTCGCCGGAAGGAACACAATGGAAGGGATACCAGCAGCAGCACAGTAAGCTGAGAGTGCAGCTGATGTATCACCGGTGGAAGCACAACCGACTCCGACGAGGGGACGATTCATTTTCCGGAGACGATTCACCTGACTGACGAGAACGGTCATTCCGAGATCCTTGAAACTCCCGGTATGGCTTATACCACAATGCTTAACCCAAAGATCGTTCATGCCTACAAACTGTTTGCCAAAACGTTCAGCCCAGAAGAGGTTAGAGTTACCTTCGAAAGCGCTAACGATGTCGTCGGCGTTAATCTCCGGTAGAACCCATTCTTTTTTGCTCCATACACCAGAACCATAAGGCCACGTGGTTTTCCCGACGCGCGAGTCGAAGAGGTTGCGCCAGTACGCGCCATCGAACTTCGATAGTGCGTCCATGTCGTGATGGACGTCGAGGAGAGCGCCGGATTTGCTACGGTAGACGATTTCATCGAGCGAGTAGGATTCATCGGAGTCGAAACTGGAGCCGAATGGGACGTATTTGGCGGTGAAGTTGTTGGTGGCGGTGGGGTGACGGCGGGCTTTGTCTTTGATGTTATCGGTGAGGGAATCGAGGGATGGGGAGTTGTTGTTGGCGGCGGAGATGGTGACTGAACGGTTGTTTTTGTGGATGGGTTTTACGGTGGTGGGAACTATGGTGGAGAATGAAGGATGAAAAAGAGAACAAACGAccattttgaatttatttatgaaaagATTATTATTATGGTGGAAGAAAGAACGGTGGGTGGTGTTTGTATTTATGCGTTTCTGGTAGAATATTCGGTAACGGAAGAAATTATGCACGTTGAAATCACGAAATAGATGCAGTCAAATCCCGCCAATTTATTACCTTATTAGTTTCTCATATTCGATGTTACGCGGTTTTTTAActtattaagtttttattttccACTTATTTTAATCAGGAAAAAAGGAAATGCACTAacagtgtaaagtatttttacacgGTCAACTAATGAGAGATATGCATCAGAATAAAgtccatttttaattttaaaaaactgtaattacatggcaaattaaaacattttgattggttgtatgtgtaaaattgATTTACATTGACAGTGCACTATTTTTAAACTCTTTTAATTATGCTTTCCACTGTATATACACCCGCGCTATGAActtagggatggcaatttggcccatccccagtgggtacccacaaaaaaCCCCATAACGGGTAGGGTAAATACCCATAAAATGGGTATGAGCACGGgcacgggtaattacccattaaaatatgcgggtatgggtgcgggTACGGGTACCTTACTACCAAACCCCCCATACCCACACTGcatatttctataatgtcatatatattattatataaaaatggatgattctaaattttttaaaaaatatatcgctattaaatcattacacattttaataaaagtgtttatttgtttcttaactcaacaataacatacataatttttttaatattgttaaaaagacttaaattatatgatattttgtaattaaacggtataattttactataaatacGGGTAAACGGGTACGGATATGGGCATTGAGGTACCCATAAGGTATGGGTACAGGCATGAATATTGATACCCACGCGGGTTTGGGCTCGGGTACGGGGATTTTTTTAAATTGTGGGTATggggacgggtactatagtaccctgcccaaaccctgcccattgccatccctataTGAACTGttaattctataaaaaaataaaaaaataatgataagtGATTAGTGGAGGATTTATGTATCAATGGTTGGTTTTTTTTAACGGTTAATGCTTTGTTTGatcagaaaaaaaataaaaggaaacaaagtGAGAGGAAAGATTGTTAAaggaaagaaaataagaagaaagtGAATAGAAAGTGAGGTGATTATTTAGTTGTTTGATAGAAGTGAAAGTAGAaggaaagaaaattaaaaaataaaacaaaaatatatatattttgaaatttacaTTAATACCCCTATACATATATgtattcaaataaatttaaatttaaataagtaaatatttaaatataacatacttgtttattttttattttcttatattgataAGTGATTGacgacttatttatttatttatttttaaagttaaattttttatttaaattatagttTACTATTGTTTAATTATCCAGCGTCAAATATATTTAACAAAAAGAAACAACTATCTAATAAATCATTTGCAAGgacattttaaatatttcatcAGTAAATAAGCTtttcatatgttttttttttaaaattgaatggAAAGCATAATTTTACGTGGAACCCATAAATTTTAAtcttttccttcatttatctgtgaCAACCAAACAAAAGAAGATGCTACTTTCAAGAAACTTTCCATCTTACTTTCTTTCCTTCCACTTTCTCCATAATCAAGCATAGTGTAAATGGTTGGTTTTTTATTGGTTTGATTTAACCATAGTTATTAATTAGTTAGTGAGTTAAATTTTAATTAGTAGTTGATGCAATATATGACCTactttatttttttagatttttttattgaataaaaatatataaattgttAAATTTTAATTAGTAGTTGATGCAATATATGACCTactttatttttttagatttttttatttaataaaaatacataaattaatgtcttattttttaaataaagtgAAGTTCTATAAcacatattatattttttttgtaaacatttttattattaattaatttaatattattaattattaaataacatattaaaaacaaaaaaaaataacaactTTTCTCACAATTaattactaaaaaataattaaaaaattagcaaacaataaaaataaaaagtcaaaTCCCAATAACATTGATTCTATctcttttaaacaaaaatattacaATTTAAGAAGAATGATAAGAgtcatttataaatattttataacaaaataaataatttaaaatagataAAGTGAGGAGGAAGAAAAAAAAATCGTGTCTATGAATAGTTTTAGATatcttatattttatatattatctgCAATTGTAAAAaacaatgtaaaaaaaattatgataacaaaattacaacaaataaataacttaaaataGATGAAAGGAGGAGGAAGAAAGAAGAgcaatgaaaaaaaaacaaaaaagcttAGCATATTATTAccataaaagttaaaaaaattatgtcaGAATGATGAGATTTTATAGATAAAATTGCGGAGGTTGGTTAATGGAAAAATAGAGTAAGTAAATGGTGAGTAGGTTGGGGGTAATAGAAACGTGAGTGTGGGTGAGGGAGTTGGGAATGGTAGGAATGTGAGTATGGGCAAGTGGGTTTATTATATgagcatttttaatttttaattaatattagttaattgaaTTAAAGTTAATTAGTTAatgaatcaattaaaataattaatagaaCTGTGAGgctaattacttaattaatttattatttaggcttaattgtaatttttgtccctctattatctatttttttagattttggtccATCTATTTTAAAATCcagaattttagtccctatattttagttttttaaaagattttgttcTCATGCAAATTCAAAGgctattttaaatgaaatgacgctCTTATGGATAATTTGTGAGTGCTAGTTCAGCagtgattttttcaaaaaaactatttttatttaagatttatgttgaacatgtcatcaatgtgagtTCTATTTTACTAAAAATTGCATTCGAATTTGCAGAGGGACTAAAATCctcaaaaaattaaaacaaaggactaaaattccagattttaaaataggggaacaaaatccaaaaaaatggataataggggaccaaaattgtaattaagcctattatttattttaaatattagtgTAAGGTTCCACATTTTGTTGATTTAAGTCTTTTAGAATGTAATGTCAAGGTAATGATATTTTTTatgttaataattttattataaaactaaatacaacatgttttaattattatataagtttTTTAGTCAAGCATAATGATTTGGATTTGGGAAGTTGGGTATTTGGGTTAGTGTAATCAAACTTCTATAGttaattttattgatatttatttagtgGAAGTATCAGGATATacatattgttaa encodes:
- the LOC131629671 gene encoding threonine synthase, chloroplastic-like; its protein translation is MVVCSLFHPSFSTIVPTTVKPIHKNNRSVTISAANNNSPSLDSLTDNIKDKARRHPTATNNFTAKYVPFGSSFDSDESYSLDEIVYRSKSGALLDVHHDMDALSKFDGAYWRNLFDSRVGKTTWPYGSGVWSKKEWVLPEINADDIVSAFEGNSNLFWAERFGKQFVGMNDLWVKHCGISHTGSFKDLGMTVLVSQVNRLRKMNRPLVGVGCASTGDTSAALSAYCAAAGIPSIVFLPANKISTAQLIQPVSNGALVLSIDTDFDGCMKLIREITSELPIYLANSLNSLRIEGQKTAAIEILQQFDWQVPDWVIVPGGNLGNIYAFYKGFKMCKDLGLVDKIPRLVCAQAANANPLYLYYINGWKEFKAIKAETTFASAIQIGDPVSIDRAVYALKNSDGIVEEATEEELMDAMALADSTGMFICPHTGVALTALNKLRKSGVIGASDRVVVVSTAHGLKFADSKIDYHSGNIAGMGRLKNPPVSVKADFGSVMDVLKDFLLSKTPK